From the Polyangiaceae bacterium genome, one window contains:
- the rpmE gene encoding 50S ribosomal protein L31 — MKDGIHPEYKLINVTCACGNTFQTRSTVGEDLPVDVCAACHPFYTGKQRLMDSQGRIDRFRKKYGQTA; from the coding sequence ATGAAAGACGGCATCCACCCCGAGTACAAACTCATCAACGTCACCTGTGCGTGCGGAAACACGTTTCAGACCCGCTCCACGGTCGGCGAAGATCTTCCCGTCGATGTCTGCGCGGCCTGCCACCCGTTCTACACGGGCAAGCAGCGTCTGATGGACAGCCAGGGTCGAATCGACCGCTTCCGCAAGAAGTACGGTCAAACCGCCTGA
- a CDS encoding DUF1385 domain-containing protein yields the protein MSNQPPVLGPDGVARPYIGGQALIEGVMMRSPRSYAAVVRRRTGALVVREEEMLDPRTGFRGYPLVRGVITLVEALKLGSRCLRFSAELYEQDLDAEEKEKQGKDAAKSTGPSTLALLSLPIIALATQTGDEPASGTEERGKKFFTFLSILFALLLFVALPQAFAEGTSRVFGLGLDVRSVGFQVLTGIAKLTIVVGYMLVIRRLPEIYRVFQYHGAEHKAIYTYESGEELTLANARAKTTLHPRCGTTFLVMVALVSIVVFSAAGPLLPQLGLGKLADNVAFFLIKLPFLPLIAAITFEMQRFLAKRSDGPLRFLLAPGFLVQKITTIEPEDGQLEVALAALRATLRRESGETPLAADGEATFDGFEALASHTPASA from the coding sequence GTGTCCAATCAACCGCCGGTCCTGGGTCCCGATGGCGTCGCCCGTCCTTACATCGGGGGACAAGCCCTGATCGAAGGCGTGATGATGCGCTCTCCGCGGTCCTATGCCGCGGTGGTACGTCGTCGCACTGGTGCTCTCGTGGTTCGCGAGGAGGAAATGCTCGACCCGCGCACTGGCTTCCGCGGGTACCCCCTCGTGCGTGGAGTGATCACGCTGGTGGAAGCACTCAAGCTGGGCAGCCGCTGCCTGCGCTTCTCCGCGGAGCTCTACGAACAAGACTTGGACGCCGAGGAAAAGGAGAAGCAGGGCAAGGACGCTGCGAAGTCCACCGGGCCGAGCACGTTGGCGCTGCTCTCGCTGCCGATCATCGCCCTGGCCACGCAGACCGGAGACGAGCCCGCGTCGGGAACTGAAGAGCGCGGGAAGAAGTTCTTCACCTTCCTCTCCATTCTCTTCGCCCTCTTGCTGTTCGTTGCGTTGCCTCAGGCCTTCGCCGAAGGGACGAGTCGCGTGTTTGGCTTGGGCCTGGACGTGCGCAGCGTCGGCTTCCAAGTCCTGACCGGCATCGCCAAGCTGACGATCGTCGTAGGCTACATGCTCGTCATTCGCCGCTTGCCCGAGATCTACCGCGTGTTTCAGTACCACGGGGCCGAGCACAAGGCGATTTACACCTATGAGTCTGGGGAAGAACTCACCCTGGCGAATGCTCGCGCCAAGACGACGCTTCACCCCCGCTGTGGCACGACCTTTCTCGTCATGGTCGCGCTGGTGTCGATCGTGGTGTTCAGCGCGGCCGGCCCGCTCTTGCCGCAGCTGGGCCTGGGCAAGCTGGCGGACAACGTCGCCTTCTTCCTGATCAAGCTGCCCTTCCTGCCGCTGATCGCCGCCATCACCTTCGAGATGCAGCGTTTCCTGGCCAAGCGTTCCGACGGGCCTTTGCGTTTCCTGCTGGCTCCCGGCTTCCTGGTGCAGAAGATCACGACCATCGAGCCCGAGGACGGACAGCTCGAAGTGGCCTTGGCAGCTCTGCGCGCGACCCTCCGGCGCGAATCCGGCGAGACGCCCCTGGCTGCGGACGGCGAAGCCACCTTCGACGGATTCGAAGCCCTCGCGTCGCACACGCCAGCGAGCGCGTGA